A part of Sulfurimonas sp. HSL-1716 genomic DNA contains:
- a CDS encoding proline--tRNA ligase produces MRLSNLYVPTTKEAPSDATLPSHIFLSRAGFISQVASGLYNFLPLGKRVLKKIENIINEEMQDIGAQEVELSFVTPAELWQESGRIEKFGKELLRFKDRKDNLFVLGPTHEEMMVNLVRNKVTSYKQLPLHLYQIKTKFRDEARPRFGLMRGREFLMKDGYSFHATLEDLDREFNAVEEAYKKVLTRLGLNFRIVEADSGAIGGTGSKELMVLAESGEDTIAVCDKCEYGANIEAAKRAKRKNIPEAPEAQFNKFLTPDVKSIEELAEFFKVDPYYTVKAVAKRLVFEDRSEIALFFLRGCDTLQEKKAQSSTGAIDVVDVDESELAEIGLVAGFMGPLDQVKVNCVIDEDLYEAKNMICGANEKDYHFIGVDMSVLNEAYFADIVEVKEGDGCPYCDGTLSYTKGIEVGHIFKLGTTYSKVLKAEFLNEKGQAEPFIMGTYGMGVSRLVAAIIEQHHDENGCKWTKQSAPYMVNVMISNIKDEEQTALGERLYAELKAKGVETVLDDRKERFGFKMKDAELVGYPYTIIIGKELANGMVQIFDRAAYTKEDVKADDILHVILGRL; encoded by the coding sequence ATGAGATTGTCAAACTTATATGTTCCAACAACGAAAGAAGCGCCTTCGGATGCAACACTTCCAAGCCATATTTTTCTTTCACGAGCGGGATTTATCTCACAGGTAGCAAGCGGATTGTATAACTTTTTGCCTCTTGGAAAAAGAGTCTTGAAAAAGATAGAGAATATCATAAACGAAGAGATGCAGGACATAGGAGCGCAGGAGGTCGAACTCAGCTTCGTAACACCTGCAGAACTTTGGCAGGAGAGCGGACGCATCGAGAAGTTCGGAAAAGAACTTTTAAGATTTAAAGATAGAAAAGACAATCTTTTCGTCCTTGGACCTACACATGAAGAGATGATGGTTAACCTTGTCCGCAACAAGGTCACAAGCTATAAACAGCTTCCTCTTCACCTATATCAGATAAAGACAAAGTTCCGTGATGAAGCGCGTCCGAGATTCGGGCTTATGAGAGGCCGTGAGTTTCTGATGAAAGACGGATACAGTTTTCACGCTACCCTAGAGGATCTCGACCGCGAGTTCAATGCGGTCGAAGAAGCATATAAGAAAGTCCTCACTCGTTTAGGTTTGAACTTTAGAATAGTCGAAGCCGACAGCGGGGCGATCGGCGGAACAGGGTCAAAAGAGCTGATGGTGCTTGCCGAGAGCGGCGAAGATACCATAGCGGTCTGTGACAAATGCGAATACGGCGCAAATATCGAAGCGGCAAAACGTGCGAAGCGTAAGAATATCCCAGAAGCTCCCGAAGCACAGTTCAACAAGTTTTTGACGCCTGATGTAAAAAGCATAGAGGAACTCGCTGAGTTTTTTAAAGTCGATCCTTACTATACCGTAAAAGCCGTAGCAAAAAGATTGGTCTTTGAAGACAGAAGCGAGATTGCGCTCTTCTTCCTCCGCGGCTGCGATACGCTCCAAGAGAAAAAAGCACAAAGCAGTACGGGTGCCATCGATGTAGTCGATGTGGATGAAAGCGAGCTTGCAGAGATCGGTCTTGTAGCAGGTTTTATGGGACCTCTTGACCAGGTAAAAGTCAATTGCGTTATAGACGAAGATCTTTATGAAGCAAAAAATATGATATGCGGTGCAAACGAGAAAGATTACCATTTCATAGGCGTTGACATGTCGGTGCTAAACGAAGCATATTTTGCCGATATCGTGGAAGTAAAAGAGGGAGACGGCTGTCCGTACTGTGACGGAACGCTTTCATATACCAAAGGGATAGAAGTCGGACATATCTTTAAGCTCGGTACTACCTATTCAAAGGTTTTAAAAGCCGAGTTTCTCAATGAAAAAGGACAGGCTGAACCGTTTATTATGGGAACTTACGGCATGGGTGTCAGCCGTCTTGTAGCGGCAATCATAGAGCAGCATCATGATGAAAACGGCTGTAAATGGACCAAGCAGAGCGCTCCGTACATGGTAAACGTGATGATCTCAAACATCAAGGACGAAGAGCAGACGGCTCTTGGCGAAAGACTTTACGCCGAGCTCAAAGCAAAAGGCGTAGAGACCGTACTTGATGACAGAAAAGAGCGTTTTGGATTTAAGATGAAAGATGCCGAACTGGTAGGGTATCCCTATACGATTATAATCGGAAAAGAGCTTGCCAACGGGATGGTGCAGATATTTGACAGAGCTGCGTACACGAAAGAGGATGTCAAAGCCGATGATATCTTACATGTTATTTTAGGACGCCTGTAG
- a CDS encoding cytochrome c, which yields MMTSRILFFIISTFFITQATSTAAVYKGQREYVKECRHCHGGGQGMSTSKNMRTWKKMLKDNGADLAAVHLKSEKAKASREYFSGDRFKKNAKHLRDFLVEYAKDSGKVPACN from the coding sequence ATGATGACAAGTAGAATATTATTTTTTATAATTTCAACCTTTTTTATTACTCAAGCAACATCAACCGCTGCCGTTTACAAGGGGCAAAGAGAGTATGTAAAAGAGTGTCGTCATTGTCATGGAGGCGGACAGGGAATGTCAACGTCAAAGAACATGAGAACCTGGAAAAAAATGCTTAAAGACAACGGCGCCGATCTGGCGGCCGTGCATTTAAAAAGCGAAAAAGCGAAAGCCTCCCGAGAATATTTCAGCGGTGACAGGTTTAAAAAAAATGCAAAGCATCTTAGAGACTTCCTTGTTGAATACGCAAAAGACAGCGGCAAAGTCCCTGCCTGCAATTAA
- a CDS encoding OsmC family protein translates to MKVVVTHQEAMKFEAKTEKSSFIIDCPTITPVEYFLSGIITCSATDMILLPKNQGKTVTNLSIEGDVVRNDDHPRKFNTLHLIYKFDSDADDTAAARYVMASLETYCSTINTIRDSVKISYTVIHNGKTIRENEHMISGGGSHIDMGEIESCPQ, encoded by the coding sequence ATGAAAGTAGTCGTAACACATCAAGAAGCAATGAAGTTTGAGGCAAAGACCGAAAAGAGCAGTTTTATCATTGATTGCCCGACCATTACTCCCGTAGAGTATTTTCTAAGCGGTATCATTACATGCAGTGCTACGGATATGATACTGCTTCCGAAAAATCAGGGAAAAACCGTTACTAATCTTTCGATCGAAGGTGATGTAGTGCGTAATGACGATCATCCGAGAAAGTTCAATACGCTGCATCTTATCTATAAGTTCGATTCCGATGCGGATGATACGGCTGCGGCACGCTATGTCATGGCTTCACTGGAGACTTACTGCTCGACTATCAATACGATCCGCGACAGTGTCAAGATAAGCTATACCGTCATTCATAACGGTAAGACGATAAGAGAGAACGAGCATATGATATCGGGAGGCGGATCTCATATAGATATGGGCGAGATCGAAAGCTGTCCGCAATAG
- a CDS encoding DUF2018 family protein, with protein sequence MYNIFEDEDDIFMGSPKSKFMDIIFNANRGLVDAELERIIERMAVLELMLNADDAEALERDIAQFAFENLDDVQTKVKSLYIESMGNVLTQNE encoded by the coding sequence ATGTACAATATTTTTGAAGATGAAGATGATATCTTCATGGGCTCGCCTAAGAGCAAATTTATGGATATCATCTTCAATGCAAACCGTGGTTTAGTCGATGCTGAATTGGAGCGCATCATAGAGCGTATGGCTGTTTTAGAACTTATGCTAAACGCAGACGATGCAGAAGCATTGGAAAGAGATATTGCACAATTTGCTTTTGAAAATCTTGACGATGTTCAGACAAAAGTAAAAAGTCTTTATATCGAAAGTATGGGGAATGTTCTGACTCAGAACGAGTAA
- the hemA gene encoding glutamyl-tRNA reductase, with protein MHYLTISFTHKNSTIEIREKLSFSNDEQLKDCLAKLNSSEAIHESILISTCNRMEVLVSCSSVMTATKHIFKLLNERSGISEEELEGRADIFDDQGAIHHLFSVASSLDSLVIGETQIAGQLKDAFRFSYDNNFCGQKLSRAMHYAFKCAAAVRNVTNISSKPVSIASVAVTKLRDVLKDIEGKKALVIGVGEMSEITAKHLASNGVEVYIVNRTRESAEDLAVECGAKVKDFSELSDLVNQFEILFTATSSKEPIITDAIIKNCDFERFWFDMALPRDISFSHGENINLFVIDDLKSIVNENMTIREDEAKRSYAIIGRQTMQFYEWLRSLSVEPIIKEIYNHAHKAAQEETNRVISNGYIPKEYEKEILKMNEQVLKRFLHDITHKIRQVSGEANADTMIESIKFLLRNEKSSLLDKYKCEYTIKG; from the coding sequence ATGCACTACTTAACGATAAGCTTTACGCATAAAAATTCAACCATAGAGATTCGTGAGAAACTCTCTTTCTCAAACGATGAACAGTTAAAAGACTGTCTGGCAAAGCTAAACTCTTCAGAAGCCATTCATGAAAGTATTCTTATCTCGACATGCAACAGAATGGAAGTACTGGTAAGCTGCTCTAGCGTCATGACGGCAACAAAACATATCTTTAAGCTTTTAAACGAACGTTCGGGCATAAGCGAAGAAGAGCTTGAAGGCCGTGCGGATATCTTTGACGATCAAGGGGCGATTCACCACCTCTTTAGCGTCGCGTCCTCACTGGATTCTTTGGTCATAGGCGAGACGCAGATCGCAGGACAGCTTAAAGACGCGTTTAGATTCTCTTACGATAACAACTTCTGCGGACAAAAACTTTCGCGTGCTATGCATTACGCGTTTAAATGCGCCGCAGCGGTGAGAAACGTTACGAATATCTCTTCAAAACCGGTTTCCATAGCAAGTGTCGCGGTAACGAAGCTTCGTGACGTCTTAAAAGATATAGAGGGGAAAAAAGCCCTGGTCATCGGTGTAGGCGAGATGTCCGAGATCACGGCCAAGCACCTGGCTTCTAACGGAGTAGAGGTCTATATAGTGAACAGAACAAGAGAAAGTGCAGAAGATCTCGCGGTCGAATGCGGTGCGAAGGTCAAAGATTTTTCCGAACTCTCCGATCTCGTCAATCAATTCGAGATCCTCTTTACGGCGACATCTTCTAAAGAACCTATAATCACGGATGCGATCATAAAGAACTGTGATTTTGAGCGTTTTTGGTTTGACATGGCGCTGCCGCGCGATATAAGCTTTTCTCACGGCGAGAACATAAATCTGTTTGTGATAGACGATCTTAAATCGATCGTCAACGAAAATATGACTATCAGAGAGGATGAAGCAAAACGTTCCTATGCGATCATAGGACGTCAAACTATGCAGTTTTACGAATGGCTTAGAAGTTTATCGGTAGAGCCTATCATCAAAGAGATATACAATCATGCTCATAAAGCCGCGCAGGAAGAGACCAACCGTGTCATATCAAACGGGTATATCCCTAAAGAGTATGAAAAAGAGATACTGAAAATGAATGAACAGGTATTGAAAAGATTTTTGCATGATATCACGCATAAGATACGTCAAGTGTCCGGCGAGGCCAATGCAGATACGATGATAGAATCGATAAAGTTTTTATTGAGAAATGAAAAATCTTCACTATTAGACAAATATAAATGCGAATACACTATTAAAGGCTGA
- a CDS encoding FxsA family protein has product MIYFVVYLFLEVLISVNISSQIGGLATFFEIIFTAFLGIAILINFRTTFLQNLSAVSFNCIDLEEFQKLNLFTVFGAILLILPGFLTDIIGIALQFSVFTSMIINYYNVKSGKCNIKTDTTRKDEDVIDVEVINDTISDK; this is encoded by the coding sequence ATGATTTATTTCGTCGTATACCTTTTTTTAGAGGTCCTTATATCTGTAAATATCTCTTCTCAAATAGGCGGTTTGGCTACTTTTTTCGAGATTATATTTACAGCTTTTTTGGGTATAGCAATCCTCATAAATTTTCGTACGACGTTTTTGCAGAATCTTAGCGCGGTCTCTTTTAACTGCATTGATCTGGAGGAGTTTCAAAAACTGAATCTCTTTACGGTGTTTGGTGCCATTTTACTTATTTTGCCGGGATTTTTAACGGATATCATAGGGATAGCTTTACAATTTTCCGTTTTCACATCGATGATCATTAATTATTATAATGTAAAATCCGGGAAATGCAATATTAAAACTGATACAACAAGAAAGGATGAAGATGTTATCGATGTCGAAGTTATTAATGACACTATTTCTGACAAGTAG
- a CDS encoding menaquinone biosynthesis decarboxylase yields the protein MQNTIQLLTKENELTVIHDKVDIYLEIPHLAYAEVKKKDGGKALLFTHPVDSKNGVEFDVPVLMNVFGSYRRCELLFGRTIESVADEITKLLHMKPPSGLKAKMSMLGELFSLKNIFPKRLKGEGECQKIKYLNDDIDLYKLPILTTWEEDGGPFITMGQVYTQSMDGEMVNLGMYRLQVYDKKHLGMHWQIHKDSSHFFDQYQKAGKKMPVTVAIGGDPLYTWCATAPLPYGVNELLLYGLIKKEPAKLVSSLTTPLYIPSDADYVIEGWVDPSEFKVEGPFGDHTGYYTLKEKYPFMEVSAITSKKKPVYLATVVGKPPLEDKYMGWATERIFLPLLKTNAPDLIDYHMPENGVFHNLILAKMQTLYKGHAKQFMHLFWGSGQMSFVKHAVFLDASAPKLTNYDALATYILNRFDPKRLFITEGVTDALDHSSNEALVGGKLGIDVTAANIVTAPQLLGDEDLLKKVQELCPEVTGLQQYMRHANNPITVMTVKKSRPLKECFNAMSVLSENVRIAVFVDEEKNDISNAYMLIWRVVNNIDATRDIFVSGLMVGIDGTTKNTIDGFHREWPGDVECNAGVIESLKERGLWTLDEQLYKKYQL from the coding sequence ATGCAAAATACCATACAGTTACTTACAAAAGAAAACGAACTTACCGTAATACATGATAAGGTCGACATATATCTGGAGATCCCTCATCTTGCTTATGCCGAAGTGAAGAAAAAAGACGGCGGCAAAGCCCTGCTTTTTACGCACCCCGTCGATTCAAAGAATGGCGTGGAATTTGATGTTCCAGTACTTATGAATGTCTTTGGTTCATACAGAAGATGTGAACTGCTTTTTGGCAGAACAATCGAGTCTGTGGCCGATGAGATAACGAAACTTCTTCATATGAAACCGCCGAGCGGACTTAAAGCGAAGATGTCTATGCTCGGAGAGCTTTTTTCGTTAAAGAACATTTTTCCTAAACGTCTCAAAGGCGAAGGCGAATGTCAAAAAATAAAGTATCTCAATGATGATATAGATCTATATAAGCTTCCTATACTTACGACATGGGAAGAGGACGGCGGTCCGTTCATCACCATGGGGCAAGTGTATACGCAAAGCATGGACGGAGAGATGGTAAATCTTGGTATGTACAGACTTCAGGTGTATGATAAAAAGCATCTGGGAATGCATTGGCAGATACATAAAGACTCTTCTCATTTCTTCGATCAATACCAAAAAGCGGGCAAAAAGATGCCTGTTACCGTGGCGATCGGCGGAGATCCTCTTTATACCTGGTGTGCGACCGCTCCTCTTCCGTACGGAGTGAACGAACTTCTTCTTTACGGGCTTATTAAAAAAGAGCCGGCAAAACTCGTGTCTTCGCTTACGACACCTCTTTATATACCTTCTGATGCAGATTATGTCATCGAGGGATGGGTGGATCCGTCCGAATTTAAAGTGGAAGGCCCTTTTGGAGATCATACGGGGTATTACACGTTAAAAGAGAAATATCCGTTTATGGAAGTAAGTGCTATAACAAGCAAAAAAAAGCCAGTGTATCTTGCAACGGTCGTCGGAAAACCGCCGCTTGAAGATAAGTATATGGGATGGGCGACAGAGAGGATCTTTTTACCTCTGCTTAAAACGAATGCGCCGGATCTTATAGATTATCATATGCCCGAAAACGGAGTTTTTCATAATCTGATACTTGCAAAGATGCAAACCCTTTATAAAGGTCATGCAAAGCAGTTCATGCATCTTTTTTGGGGTTCGGGACAGATGAGTTTTGTGAAGCATGCGGTGTTTTTAGATGCATCGGCGCCAAAACTTACAAACTACGATGCATTGGCGACATATATTTTAAACAGATTCGATCCCAAACGCTTGTTTATTACCGAAGGCGTGACGGATGCTCTTGACCATTCTTCCAACGAAGCTCTTGTCGGCGGCAAGCTGGGTATCGACGTTACCGCGGCGAATATCGTTACCGCTCCGCAGCTGTTAGGCGATGAAGATCTTTTGAAAAAAGTGCAGGAGCTCTGTCCTGAGGTTACCGGGCTGCAGCAGTATATGCGCCATGCGAATAATCCTATAACGGTGATGACCGTAAAAAAATCCAGACCTTTAAAAGAGTGTTTTAACGCTATGAGCGTACTTAGTGAAAATGTTCGCATAGCGGTTTTTGTGGATGAGGAAAAAAACGATATCTCCAATGCGTATATGCTTATTTGGAGAGTCGTGAATAATATCGATGCGACCCGTGATATTTTTGTTTCTGGATTGATGGTCGGAATCGATGGAACGACAAAAAACACCATAGACGGATTTCATAGAGAATGGCCGGGTGACGTCGAGTGTAATGCAGGTGTGATAGAGAGTCTAAAAGAGCGCGGTTTATGGACTTTGGACGAGCAGTTATACAAAAAGTATCAACTCTAA
- the hemC gene encoding hydroxymethylbilane synthase, whose amino-acid sequence MKKLTIATRGSQLALWQSNHIKSVLQQQNPGLEVELNVIVTTGDRIQDKALSQIGGKGLFLKELEEAMLRGEAQIAVHSLKDVPTELPKGFVLGAITEREDSRDALLSEKYESIEALPEGAIVGTSSLRRRMQIERLRPDLTIKDLRGNVDTRIKKLKNGDFDAIILASAGINRLGFTGSVKYVYPISLDEMIPSMGQGALGIEAIDDPKVIEIVSRLQDDSTMIATTVERDFVDSLDGGCQVPIGVNAVVKGEDITIKAILGMPDGSEVLHEDTTAKVSEYKSIGRVIGQDMITKGAKELLHRAEVMASKMTSTL is encoded by the coding sequence ATGAAAAAACTAACTATAGCTACTCGCGGGAGTCAACTTGCCCTATGGCAGTCAAACCATATAAAATCTGTTTTACAGCAGCAAAATCCGGGATTAGAAGTTGAACTAAATGTTATAGTAACTACGGGAGACAGGATACAGGACAAAGCTTTGTCTCAAATAGGCGGAAAAGGTCTTTTTCTAAAAGAACTGGAAGAGGCGATGCTGCGCGGCGAAGCACAGATAGCAGTACACTCTTTAAAAGATGTGCCTACGGAGCTTCCAAAAGGTTTTGTTCTTGGAGCCATAACGGAGCGTGAAGATTCAAGGGATGCGCTTTTAAGTGAAAAATATGAGAGTATCGAAGCACTGCCTGAGGGTGCTATAGTCGGTACATCGTCTCTTCGACGCAGAATGCAGATAGAACGTCTCCGCCCCGATCTGACGATAAAAGACCTTCGCGGCAACGTGGATACGCGTATCAAAAAGCTAAAGAACGGTGATTTTGACGCTATCATCCTTGCATCTGCGGGTATTAACCGTCTAGGGTTCACGGGTTCTGTAAAATATGTCTATCCGATCTCGCTGGATGAGATGATACCGTCCATGGGGCAGGGAGCACTTGGTATCGAAGCTATCGATGACCCTAAAGTCATCGAGATAGTATCGAGACTGCAGGACGATTCGACCATGATAGCCACGACCGTCGAGAGAGATTTCGTAGATTCGCTTGATGGCGGATGTCAGGTACCTATAGGTGTCAACGCCGTAGTTAAAGGCGAAGATATAACGATAAAAGCGATTTTGGGAATGCCTGACGGTTCTGAAGTGTTGCATGAAGATACGACGGCGAAAGTATCCGAATACAAGAGTATCGGAAGAGTGATAGGCCAAGATATGATAACTAAAGGCGCAAAAGAGCTTTTACACCGTGCGGAAGTCATGGCATCGAAGATGACATCGACCCTGTAA
- the argH gene encoding argininosuccinate lyase yields the protein MDKMWSGRFSKTASSLLDEFNASIMFDRRLYQEDIEGSIAHATMLQKQNILTAEELDSIIKGLKQIQQEIESGEFEWKISDEDLHMGIEKRLTALIGDAGKKLHTARSRNDQVAVDFRRWTLKKNLSIVEAIKKLMSEILVVAEQHTETLIPGMTHLQHAQPINFAFHLSAYLAMFKRDIERFESSYERNNISPLGCAALAGTPHNVDREMTAELLGFGSVSTNCLDTVSDRDFALEILFNISTMMMHISRLSEELVMWSSYEFGFVELSDEYSTGSSIMPQKKNPDVPELLRGKTGRVYGSLMGLLTVMKALPLAYNKDTQEDKEGVFDAVDTAEISLEILKEAIKTMTVKAHNMEKACAIGHLSATDLADYLVEKCAIPFREAHFITGRAVAKGEELGVDLSKIEFKYLKEIDERIDEDVMEYLALRHSMNARTSQGGTATVRTKEQLNYFREFIAKTNPELLV from the coding sequence ATGGATAAGATGTGGTCCGGACGTTTTAGCAAAACGGCATCATCGCTGCTGGATGAGTTCAATGCTTCGATCATGTTCGATAGAAGATTGTACCAAGAAGATATCGAAGGTTCTATCGCTCATGCAACGATGCTGCAAAAACAGAACATTCTCACAGCAGAAGAGCTTGATTCTATCATAAAAGGACTCAAGCAGATCCAACAAGAGATAGAATCCGGCGAGTTCGAATGGAAGATTAGTGATGAAGACCTGCACATGGGGATCGAAAAACGTTTAACGGCACTTATCGGCGATGCAGGGAAAAAACTCCATACCGCAAGAAGTAGAAACGATCAGGTTGCAGTTGATTTTCGCCGTTGGACTCTAAAGAAAAATCTATCTATTGTTGAAGCTATTAAAAAACTAATGTCTGAGATATTGGTTGTAGCTGAGCAGCATACAGAGACTTTAATCCCCGGTATGACACACCTACAACACGCCCAACCGATCAACTTTGCTTTTCATCTAAGTGCATATCTGGCAATGTTTAAAAGAGATATAGAGAGATTTGAAAGCTCGTATGAAAGAAATAATATCTCGCCTCTTGGATGTGCAGCACTTGCAGGAACACCGCATAACGTCGATAGAGAGATGACCGCAGAACTTCTTGGATTTGGAAGTGTAAGTACCAACTGTTTGGATACGGTGAGCGACAGGGATTTTGCTTTAGAGATACTTTTTAATATCTCTACTATGATGATGCACATCTCCAGACTCAGTGAAGAGCTTGTAATGTGGTCAAGTTATGAGTTTGGATTTGTAGAACTCAGCGATGAATACTCTACAGGTTCATCCATTATGCCGCAAAAGAAAAATCCGGACGTTCCGGAACTTCTTCGCGGTAAAACAGGGAGAGTCTACGGTTCTTTAATGGGACTTTTAACCGTTATGAAAGCACTTCCTTTAGCTTATAACAAAGATACTCAAGAGGATAAAGAGGGAGTATTTGATGCTGTGGACACGGCGGAAATCTCGTTAGAGATACTAAAAGAAGCCATCAAAACAATGACCGTAAAAGCACACAATATGGAAAAAGCATGTGCGATAGGTCACTTAAGTGCAACGGACCTTGCAGATTATTTGGTAGAAAAGTGCGCTATACCGTTTAGAGAAGCGCACTTTATCACAGGCCGTGCAGTTGCAAAAGGCGAGGAACTTGGAGTTGATCTGAGTAAGATAGAATTTAAATACTTAAAAGAGATAGATGAGCGTATCGATGAAGATGTGATGGAGTATTTGGCATTACGACACTCTATGAATGCCAGAACCTCACAAGGCGGTACTGCAACTGTGAGAACTAAAGAGCAATTAAACTATTTTAGAGAGTTTATTGCCAAAACAAATCCGGAGCTATTAGTATGA
- a CDS encoding thioredoxin domain-containing protein, whose protein sequence is MSKLLMTLFLTSSLLSVSVFAQAKDYSKEVVKFLKDSIVKNPNIISLDVKVVDKKDLQRPEGWQAYIVSFSGKAKIGKDEKKISQSSIYFVKDGFIATELIDLKTGIKLNDTVSPKFKEEFYSRSNLLYGDENAAHKIALFSDPLCPFCRSFVPGALAYMKKYPQDFAVYYYHYPLEGLHPASPTVCRAAIYLELQGKKDSLLKMYDLKINARETNEQKILDVINDALDTKITRKDIHSIMVENAFNSDQKIANALLVNGTPTVYFDGQKDPTKNKYKSVKVH, encoded by the coding sequence ATGTCGAAGTTATTAATGACACTATTTCTGACAAGTAGTCTGCTTTCGGTTTCCGTTTTTGCACAGGCAAAAGATTATTCGAAAGAGGTCGTAAAGTTTTTAAAAGACAGTATCGTAAAGAATCCAAATATCATTTCGCTTGATGTAAAGGTCGTAGATAAAAAAGATCTGCAAAGACCCGAAGGATGGCAGGCCTATATTGTCTCTTTTTCGGGAAAAGCAAAGATAGGCAAAGATGAGAAAAAAATATCGCAAAGCTCGATCTACTTTGTAAAAGACGGCTTTATAGCTACTGAACTGATAGATCTTAAAACGGGGATCAAGTTAAACGACACGGTAAGTCCTAAGTTTAAAGAGGAGTTCTATAGCAGGTCGAATCTGCTTTATGGCGATGAGAACGCAGCGCATAAAATCGCACTTTTTTCGGATCCTTTGTGCCCGTTTTGCAGAAGTTTCGTGCCGGGCGCGCTCGCATATATGAAAAAATATCCGCAGGATTTTGCGGTCTATTACTACCACTATCCGCTCGAAGGACTGCATCCTGCATCTCCTACGGTGTGCAGAGCAGCGATATATCTAGAACTGCAGGGTAAAAAAGACTCTCTCCTTAAGATGTATGATCTTAAGATCAATGCCAGAGAGACGAACGAACAAAAGATACTCGATGTCATAAACGATGCGCTCGATACGAAGATAACGCGCAAGGATATTCATTCGATCATGGTCGAAAACGCGTTTAATTCCGATCAGAAGATCGCAAACGCACTATTGGTAAACGGAACGCCTACCGTCTATTTTGACGGGCAAAAAGATCCGACGAAAAATAAATACAAAAGCGTAAAGGTACATTAA
- a CDS encoding polyprenyl synthetase family protein, translating to MERVEQEIDRLIKEIDYDDVTHLFSTLAGGKRLRAKLVLKIASVNDESVLLAAIIELIHAASLLHDDVIDDASLRRGNASVNATEGSKIAIMLGDILYSKAFTSLVSFDKQIASVVSSAVTSLSVGEMQDVNLAKNFNDDEKTYLDMLYLKTASLIEASATAAAVLAGKDMASYALYGKNLGLSFQIIDDILDIVSDEKTLGKPAMNDFVEGKCTLPYIYLYHSLDDENKKRLVSLHGKKISSQDSIWIKTKMDEHKSIEKSFALAVKLSNEAKQAVLKDVELTEILDTMIKRSY from the coding sequence ATTGAGAGAGTAGAACAAGAGATAGACAGACTGATAAAAGAGATAGATTATGATGACGTCACTCATCTGTTCTCGACTCTTGCAGGCGGAAAACGCTTGCGCGCCAAACTCGTGTTGAAAATCGCATCCGTGAACGACGAATCGGTATTGCTGGCCGCCATTATCGAGCTCATACATGCTGCCAGCCTGTTACATGACGATGTGATAGACGATGCCTCGCTAAGACGCGGAAACGCTTCTGTGAATGCTACTGAAGGAAGCAAGATCGCCATAATGCTGGGAGATATACTCTATTCAAAAGCCTTCACCTCCCTTGTTTCGTTCGATAAACAGATCGCATCCGTCGTTTCTTCTGCGGTCACTTCGCTCTCCGTGGGAGAGATGCAAGACGTCAACCTTGCAAAAAACTTCAACGATGATGAAAAGACATATCTGGACATGCTTTATCTCAAAACAGCTTCGCTCATAGAGGCGAGTGCGACGGCAGCCGCTGTTTTGGCAGGTAAAGATATGGCGTCGTATGCCCTTTACGGTAAGAATCTCGGTCTTTCGTTTCAAATCATAGATGATATCTTGGATATCGTCTCAGACGAAAAAACACTCGGAAAACCCGCTATGAACGATTTTGTGGAGGGAAAATGTACTTTGCCTTACATCTATCTTTATCACTCTTTGGATGATGAAAACAAAAAAAGACTGGTCTCTTTACATGGCAAGAAAATATCTTCGCAAGACAGTATCTGGATAAAAACAAAAATGGATGAACACAAATCCATCGAAAAATCGTTTGCACTGGCTGTAAAACTTTCAAACGAAGCAAAGCAAGCGGTTCTAAAGGATGTGGAATTGACAGAAATTTTAGACACAATGATAAAAAGAAGTTACTAA